A region from the Candidatus Thiothrix putei genome encodes:
- a CDS encoding PAS domain S-box protein → MNSINNISECKQALQDLKEREERIKAIVNTTADAIIVINGRGCIEHFNPAAERMFGYEASEAIGKNVSMLMPSPHREQHDGYLARYLQTGKPHIIGMRRELVGQRQDGSLFPLELAVSRVDHLEYFTATIHDLSVHRALEQQLLAIAEQTQRQIGQSLHDDVGQELTGMSMKLQSLKKYCADSKAPERQLLDSIIADLNRTRQKLRTLSHGLIPVAVDAQGLPHALQELAAEINRLDGVICRFTCCDGVQVQSNLVANQLFHIAQEAVNNAVRHSQAKTIDIVLEAVGQQISLLITDDGCGIPVNGQRNHRGMGLPIMKYRAGVIGGSCVIEALATGGTQVSCQVWDKR, encoded by the coding sequence GTGAATTCCATCAATAATATCAGCGAATGCAAACAAGCCTTGCAAGACTTGAAAGAGCGCGAGGAGCGTATCAAGGCGATTGTCAACACTACCGCTGATGCCATTATTGTCATTAACGGCAGGGGTTGCATTGAGCATTTCAATCCGGCAGCAGAGCGCATGTTCGGTTATGAAGCGTCTGAGGCTATCGGCAAGAATGTCAGTATGTTGATGCCGTCGCCGCACCGCGAGCAGCATGACGGTTATCTGGCCCGCTACCTGCAAACCGGCAAGCCCCATATTATTGGTATGCGCCGCGAGCTGGTCGGGCAACGCCAGGATGGTTCACTGTTCCCGTTGGAACTGGCGGTTAGTCGGGTAGATCATCTGGAATATTTCACAGCCACCATCCATGATCTCTCTGTACACCGGGCGTTGGAGCAGCAATTGCTTGCCATTGCCGAGCAAACCCAGCGTCAGATTGGTCAGAGTTTGCACGATGATGTGGGGCAGGAACTCACCGGTATGAGCATGAAACTGCAATCATTGAAAAAATATTGTGCGGATTCTAAGGCTCCCGAACGCCAGTTGCTGGATAGCATCATTGCCGATTTGAACCGTACCCGCCAAAAGTTGCGCACACTCTCGCACGGGCTGATTCCCGTCGCAGTCGATGCTCAAGGTTTACCCCATGCATTGCAGGAACTGGCAGCAGAAATCAATCGGCTGGATGGGGTTATTTGTCGCTTCACCTGTTGTGATGGGGTACAAGTGCAGAGTAATTTGGTTGCCAACCAGCTTTTCCATATTGCTCAGGAAGCGGTGAACAACGCTGTGCGCCATAGCCAAGCCAAGACGATTGATATTGTGCTGGAAGCTGTCGGGCAGCAGATCAGCCTGCTCATCACCGATGATGGTTGTGGTATCCCTGTTAATGGGCAACGTAACCATCGGGGGATGGGCTTACCCATTATGAAATACCGTGCAGGCGTTATCGGTGGAAGTTGCGTGATTGAAGCGCTGGCAACAGGCGGGACGCAAGTATCCTGCCAAGTATGGGATAAGCGATGA
- a CDS encoding DnaJ C-terminal domain-containing protein: MEYKDYYKILGLTKEATQDEIKRVYRKLARKYHPDISKESNAEEQFKEVGEAYEVLKDPEKRASYDQLVADLQAKRDFRPPPPRSGGAAHSADFDDFLANLFGQRGRGGAGGAGRVYQENGEDVHAKVSIDLEDAYRGATRSLNLRSFQQERSLNIKIPKGVKQGQHIRLQGQGSPGIGGGAAGDLYLEIAFNPHPLYRVEALDVYLELPIAPWEAALGGSVKVPTPDGAVDMKIPAGASSGRKLRLKGRGIPAQTPGDFYVTLKVVMPDTFSDKAKALYSELAREQAFNPRAGMGV; this comes from the coding sequence ATGGAATATAAGGATTATTACAAAATTCTGGGTTTGACCAAAGAAGCCACACAGGATGAGATTAAGCGCGTCTACCGTAAATTAGCGCGTAAATACCACCCCGACATCAGCAAAGAAAGCAACGCTGAGGAACAATTCAAGGAAGTGGGCGAAGCCTACGAGGTCTTAAAAGACCCAGAGAAACGCGCCTCCTATGATCAGTTGGTTGCTGATTTACAAGCCAAGCGTGATTTTCGTCCACCGCCGCCGAGGAGTGGTGGAGCGGCACATTCTGCCGATTTTGATGATTTTCTTGCCAACTTGTTTGGGCAACGCGGGCGGGGTGGTGCAGGTGGTGCTGGTCGGGTGTATCAGGAAAACGGGGAGGATGTCCATGCCAAAGTGTCAATTGATTTGGAAGATGCCTACCGGGGTGCGACGCGCAGTTTGAACTTGCGCTCTTTCCAGCAAGAACGCAGCCTCAATATCAAAATCCCCAAAGGGGTTAAGCAAGGCCAGCATATTCGCTTGCAAGGGCAAGGCAGTCCCGGCATCGGTGGTGGTGCAGCAGGCGATTTGTATCTGGAAATCGCCTTCAATCCGCATCCGCTGTACCGCGTTGAAGCGCTTGATGTGTATCTGGAATTACCGATTGCGCCTTGGGAAGCAGCTTTGGGTGGCAGTGTCAAAGTGCCAACCCCCGATGGTGCAGTCGATATGAAAATTCCGGCGGGTGCATCCAGTGGGCGTAAGTTGCGCTTGAAAGGGCGGGGAATTCCCGCGCAGACACCGGGTGATTTCTATGTCACCTTGAAAGTCGTGATGCCAGACACCTTCAGTGACAAGGCCAAAGCACTGTACAGCGAATTGGCGCGTGAACAAGCCTTCAATCCGCGTGCCGGAATGGGAGTGTGA
- a CDS encoding response regulator transcription factor, which translates to MKQDKACRIFIVDDHPAVRQGVMAIVSHEPDMLICGEASGVPDAMPQIATLMPDVAVIDISLKFGNGIDLVKRVKAEYPSVRMLVWSMFPDTLYAARALRAGALGYLNKSDSTEQLVDAIRMVAQGKIYLTEETSSRLLLERFNNPVREDDALPIDLLSDRELEVFKLIGEGVSTQQIAESIMLSISTVETYRQRIKAKLNINSNTELVRSAVQWLLETSQ; encoded by the coding sequence ATGAAACAGGACAAAGCGTGCCGGATTTTTATCGTTGATGACCATCCGGCGGTGCGTCAAGGGGTGATGGCGATTGTCTCCCACGAGCCGGACATGCTGATTTGCGGTGAGGCCAGCGGTGTGCCGGATGCCATGCCGCAAATAGCTACCCTCATGCCTGACGTGGCAGTGATCGACATTTCACTGAAGTTTGGCAATGGCATTGATCTGGTCAAGCGTGTCAAGGCGGAATATCCAAGCGTCAGGATGCTGGTCTGGTCAATGTTCCCTGATACCTTGTATGCTGCACGCGCCTTGCGGGCAGGTGCATTGGGGTATCTTAATAAATCGGATTCCACTGAGCAGTTGGTTGATGCTATCCGAATGGTTGCCCAAGGGAAGATCTACCTGACAGAGGAAACCTCCTCGCGTCTCTTGCTGGAGAGGTTTAATAACCCAGTCCGGGAGGATGACGCACTACCGATTGATCTGTTGTCGGATCGGGAGCTGGAGGTTTTCAAGTTGATCGGTGAGGGGGTATCAACCCAGCAGATTGCCGAATCCATCATGCTCAGCATTTCTACCGTCGAAACTTATCGCCAGCGCATCAAGGCTAAACTGAACATTAATAGCAACACGGAGTTGGTACGCAGTGCAGTGCAATGGTTGCTGGAAACCAGCCAATAA
- a CDS encoding DUF2934 domain-containing protein produces MTPYPEIGNTEALEVHANYTKSNGWRANNHSKVKVAAYYKAQARGFKPGNELEDWLEAETEIARKFVPPHEFFV; encoded by the coding sequence ATGACCCCGTATCCTGAAATTGGCAATACTGAAGCCTTGGAAGTGCACGCAAATTATACGAAAAGTAATGGGTGGCGAGCTAACAATCACAGTAAGGTTAAGGTTGCCGCTTATTACAAAGCACAAGCGCGAGGTTTTAAACCCGGAAATGAACTGGAAGATTGGCTCGAAGCAGAAACCGAGATAGCGCGGAAGTTTGTGCCACCACATGAGTTCTTTGTTTAA
- a CDS encoding endonuclease domain-containing protein produces the protein MTIINREKSRLLRQQQTPAEQCLWQQLRNRQLDGYKFHRQYAIGHYIVDFVCRAKKLIVELDGIHHAEVDQVEYDQIRTQFLIAQGYHVLRFWNRDIEASMPSVLDKIHSVLKTLTPQPPLPEVEGEQDTDPNSSLLSPSTSGRGVGVRVFP, from the coding sequence ATGACAATAATAAATCGTGAGAAATCTCGCCTGCTTCGGCAACAACAAACACCCGCAGAACAGTGCTTGTGGCAGCAATTGCGCAATCGCCAACTGGATGGTTACAAGTTTCATCGCCAGTATGCTATCGGTCACTATATCGTGGATTTTGTCTGCCGAGCGAAAAAGCTCATTGTGGAACTGGACGGTATCCATCATGCAGAAGTTGATCAGGTAGAATATGACCAAATCCGTACCCAATTTCTCATCGCACAGGGCTACCATGTCTTACGTTTCTGGAACCGTGACATCGAAGCATCCATGCCAAGTGTTTTAGATAAAATTCATTCAGTGTTGAAGACCCTCACCCCCCAGCCCCCTCTCCCGGAGGTAGAGGGGGAGCAAGATACCGACCCAAATTCTTCCCTCTTAAGCCCCTCTACCTCTGGGAGAGGGGTTGGGGTGAGGGTCTTCCCATGA
- a CDS encoding formylglycine-generating enzyme family protein → MIYRNHLSPPTFPYAWASDWGEDRYGLWQAFTYKDVRHAFRWIQPGTFQMGSPENEEGRDSDEDLHQVTITQGFWLAETTVTQALWQIIMGENPSNFKGDNRPVEKVSWNDTQAFIDKLNQIHPDLNARLPWEAEWEYACRAGTQTPFHFGGKDDLSLEKVNYSGEWDKWSDKGETKEVKTYPCNVWGLYEMHGNVWEWCADQWQANLGKDDILFSPSTSGRGVGVRETAGGGQEQEAGVERVIRGGSWFNDGRDVRSAYRRGSGPDDSNVNLGFRLALGHAGAG, encoded by the coding sequence ATGATCTACCGTAACCACCTCTCCCCACCCACCTTCCCCTACGCTTGGGCATCCGACTGGGGCGAAGACCGCTACGGCCTGTGGCAAGCCTTCACCTACAAAGACGTGCGCCACGCCTTCCGCTGGATACAACCCGGCACTTTCCAGATGGGTTCACCCGAAAATGAAGAAGGTCGTGATAGTGATGAAGACTTACACCAAGTCACGATCACCCAAGGCTTCTGGCTTGCTGAAACCACTGTCACCCAAGCTCTGTGGCAAATCATCATGGGCGAAAATCCCAGTAACTTCAAAGGCGACAACCGCCCAGTCGAAAAAGTAAGCTGGAATGATACCCAAGCCTTCATCGACAAACTCAACCAAATCCACCCCGATTTAAACGCCCGCCTGCCGTGGGAAGCCGAATGGGAATACGCCTGTCGTGCCGGAACCCAAACTCCGTTCCACTTTGGCGGCAAGGATGATTTGAGTCTGGAAAAAGTGAACTATTCGGGTGAGTGGGATAAGTGGAGTGACAAGGGCGAAACCAAGGAAGTTAAAACTTACCCATGTAATGTTTGGGGATTATACGAAATGCACGGCAACGTCTGGGAATGGTGCGCAGACCAATGGCAAGCAAATCTTGGCAAAGACGACATACTCTTTAGCCCCTCTACCTCAGGGAGAGGGGTTGGGGTGAGGGAAACCGCCGGAGGCGGTCAAGAACAAGAAGCAGGCGTTGAGCGCGTCATTCGCGGCGGCTCGTGGTTCAACGACGGTAGGGACGTGCGTTCTGCCTACCGTCGCGGGAGCGGGCCTGATGACAGTAACGTCAACTTGGGTTTTCGCCTTGCCCTAGGTCATGCGGGCGCAGGTTAG
- a CDS encoding type II toxin-antitoxin system prevent-host-death family antitoxin → MQVVTFSEARNNLKTVLNRVVEDADCTIITRRDAEDAVVMSLDYYNSLMETLYLLKTPANAAHLQKSIEQFRQGKATPRELIND, encoded by the coding sequence ATGCAAGTCGTTACCTTCTCCGAAGCCCGCAATAACCTCAAGACCGTCCTCAACCGCGTCGTCGAAGATGCCGATTGCACCATCATTACCCGCCGTGATGCCGAAGATGCCGTGGTAATGTCGCTCGACTATTACAACAGCCTGATGGAAACCTTGTACCTGCTGAAAACACCGGCGAATGCCGCACATTTGCAAAAATCCATTGAACAGTTCCGCCAAGGCAAAGCTACGCCCAGAGAACTGATCAATGACTAA
- a CDS encoding transglutaminase family protein, whose product MQRYKILHRTYYNFPGIVRLEPHTLRLRPREGYELRIESSNLNITPAATLRWHRDVEDNSVAIATFKTPTTQLVIESTIIIQQYNEAPLDFLVADYATYYPFTYLPDDQAVLAPYRQAGDPPSALLERWVASLWQPGEKIQTYSLLQRLAERIQQTLKYQLREEPGVQSVTDTLTRGTGSCRDSAYLFMETARRLGFAARFVSGYLHTQLAPTDFGATHAWAEVFLPGAGWKGFDPTIGTIVGTDHIAVAVARQPESVPPVAGAFIGPAGATLTVGVWVTEI is encoded by the coding sequence ATGCAACGCTATAAAATCCTACACCGCACCTACTACAACTTCCCCGGCATTGTGCGCCTTGAACCACACACCTTACGCCTGCGCCCTCGTGAAGGCTACGAATTACGCATCGAATCTTCAAACTTAAACATCACGCCCGCTGCCACCCTGCGCTGGCATCGTGATGTGGAAGACAATTCGGTCGCCATCGCCACGTTCAAAACCCCGACCACGCAACTGGTGATCGAAAGCACCATTATCATCCAGCAATACAACGAAGCCCCGCTGGATTTTCTGGTCGCCGATTACGCCACCTATTACCCGTTCACCTACCTGCCGGATGATCAAGCAGTATTAGCCCCCTACCGACAAGCAGGCGATCCACCCAGTGCCTTGCTGGAACGCTGGGTAGCAAGCCTCTGGCAACCGGGTGAAAAAATTCAGACGTACAGCTTGCTGCAACGCCTTGCCGAGCGCATTCAACAAACCCTGAAATATCAGTTACGTGAAGAGCCGGGGGTGCAATCCGTGACCGACACGCTCACCCGTGGCACAGGGTCGTGCCGTGATTCGGCGTATCTGTTCATGGAAACGGCACGGCGTTTAGGTTTCGCCGCCCGTTTTGTCAGTGGTTATCTACACACACAACTTGCCCCGACCGATTTCGGCGCAACCCATGCCTGGGCAGAAGTGTTCCTCCCCGGTGCAGGCTGGAAAGGCTTTGACCCGACCATCGGCACTATCGTGGGAACCGACCACATTGCCGTCGCCGTTGCCCGTCAACCCGAATCCGTGCCGCCTGTGGCAGGCGCATTCATCGGGCCTGCGGGCGCAACGCTGACGGTAGGCGTTTGGGTAACAGAAATATGA
- a CDS encoding serine protease, with product MNPNLIVKIKAPDTDGKSSIGTGYPISHEWVITARHVVDFRDRSSAPITLEWSTLLEAVTVMGVELLDNDIALLRCDVPAELGEVTCSPVFKLPPERMGWKSAGYPDVNDCELFDAIGMFGVDLGKAVVSLTLDDTCRLDQWGGMSGAPVFKDNSLCAVIIEHDQRMEKRLTAISIPWLLHNEKLFREIVKPAKQVTAQLHVKVKAEATRILDGQAVLREKLKVALTLDSGAMATDIAAYLVEKQEAGQAIGVLAQISLELDKKKPESLKERWEDYLTDVEQLCGWLLINSVDPDWWLQHEASLQSIAQDSVTRSLSLDTQAYVEVIISRSLLQQARYDLDEYGDPIPASSIHDPMVFDGHTAGASDIQILSEIFKQLRRVDSAPQDVDRLLADIQKTARALSKRQGGKPIYYIVSNTYLEMLKDLACYPKLKEKLAGCVQFICCVQTSLDELSPCREDQSSLLEDLAVILRLKNPKRVVAHA from the coding sequence ATGAATCCCAATCTGATTGTAAAAATCAAAGCACCCGACACAGATGGAAAGTCATCCATTGGGACAGGCTATCCCATCAGCCATGAATGGGTGATAACTGCCCGTCATGTCGTTGATTTTCGTGATAGAAGCAGTGCGCCGATTACGCTTGAATGGTCAACACTTCTTGAAGCAGTCACCGTTATGGGTGTTGAACTGCTGGATAATGATATTGCCTTGCTTCGTTGTGATGTACCAGCCGAACTGGGGGAAGTCACCTGTTCACCTGTGTTTAAACTTCCACCTGAGCGTATGGGCTGGAAAAGTGCCGGTTATCCCGATGTCAATGATTGTGAATTGTTTGATGCTATAGGAATGTTTGGCGTTGATCTTGGCAAAGCAGTGGTTAGTTTGACATTGGATGATACGTGTCGATTGGATCAATGGGGTGGTATGTCGGGTGCGCCTGTGTTCAAAGATAACAGCTTGTGCGCCGTCATCATTGAACATGATCAGCGCATGGAAAAGCGGCTCACAGCCATTTCAATTCCGTGGCTATTGCACAATGAAAAATTATTTCGTGAAATCGTCAAGCCTGCTAAGCAGGTAACAGCCCAATTGCACGTCAAGGTAAAAGCCGAAGCGACGCGCATTTTGGATGGACAAGCGGTGCTGCGCGAGAAATTGAAAGTCGCCTTGACGCTGGATTCCGGTGCTATGGCGACTGACATCGCAGCGTACCTTGTTGAAAAGCAAGAGGCTGGTCAAGCCATTGGAGTGCTCGCTCAAATCTCCTTGGAGCTGGATAAGAAAAAGCCGGAATCACTCAAAGAGCGGTGGGAAGATTATTTAACCGATGTTGAGCAATTGTGCGGCTGGTTGTTGATCAATAGCGTTGATCCTGACTGGTGGCTTCAACATGAGGCAAGTTTGCAAAGCATTGCCCAAGATAGCGTTACCCGTAGTTTATCGCTGGATACGCAAGCCTATGTGGAAGTCATCATTTCGCGCAGTTTATTACAGCAAGCCCGCTATGATCTTGATGAATACGGTGATCCCATACCCGCCAGCAGTATTCATGACCCGATGGTGTTTGATGGGCATACGGCGGGTGCATCCGATATTCAGATATTGAGTGAGATTTTTAAGCAATTGCGACGAGTCGACAGCGCACCGCAAGATGTTGATAGGCTTCTGGCTGATATACAAAAAACTGCCCGTGCCTTATCGAAACGTCAAGGTGGTAAACCGATCTATTACATCGTTTCTAATACTTATTTGGAGATGTTAAAGGATTTGGCTTGTTACCCGAAGCTGAAAGAAAAACTAGCAGGATGTGTACAGTTCATCTGTTGTGTGCAAACGAGTCTTGATGAGTTGTCGCCTTGTCGTGAAGATCAAAGTTCGTTGCTGGAAGATCTAGCCGTTATACTCCGACTCAAGAACCCCAAGCGAGTAGTTGCCCATGCCTGA
- a CDS encoding formylglycine-generating enzyme family protein: MAWGRLALLQAAGEEDAKLQKMATVFGYVKQSAPEPLIVDDADTASHHTTSTLIPSETTSDVAIPQRPPARFLRVNKITRSTEPDKQASDYLHDPAMRLLPNANSTDSYHFAPPPPLLPLSRLVPFLLNSLGVSRASKRLDQQRLARQVALGKALQRLPQMSRQHWAQRLHIIVDAGLHLEPYWGDFARVIQQFKALLGEDAVEAIRFEDTAWSGEIPDCIPWLGQADDEWQQWQLPPADVPILVLGDLGVTADNVSASANWSRLLKVLRSHPAPLLTLSPVMRSPRQRWLCRTFKPHPLNDAYRLPRHPGQNGFALTAASLVPMSEILALLSCLPVVDTGLLRRLRLALHWGGSEREGEIWNHPDIRRIGLGIRLDERVAEHYRQDYQTHFAGSQQSETLWQLVQAHHASAFEGLRQLEKLNQCVLEQRDDAALRDYLQRLCATVTQEGQGSARHKTLVMQCRTILASKPESIWRSEHNELAYHLFGVAYAEDIRAGKWPEQLEKGFDPARLQWVLDTKAREEWVQWQVVQVGDQGQFKLQQAQRADGLAITPVAEFSALRGLPPTVLFPPIDGGQRFIAVDGAVYQAEQGLVGIESATHWIELQGITKPSWANKIWRDNKGLQAEIIFAGEAYVVKWVESVDAVMSSWQWPKPFGQEFLRDKYDYLAGLGLYVDLSIQGITQRFRWIEPGTFLMGSPESEADREPWTKGSETQHPVILTQGFWLADTTVTQAQWQAVMGNNPSHFTDHPNNPVERVSWNDIQDFIQKLNTFIPSLQAKLPTEAQWEYACRAGTTTPFSFGNNITPEQVNYNGNYPYANGKEGLYREKTVPVKSLPANPWGLYEMHGNVWEWCQDVWQEKLPASPVKDPESVAGGDQGAGVGRVIRGGSWHGHGRGVRSACRRRDEPDDRNSYLGFRLALGLELRSGQGGGAAEHARADDGDAGRRVAGDAADRGSVGSGDKPTVAERMTEYVAEGFKSMTNLFRKKK, encoded by the coding sequence ATGGCATGGGGGCGGTTGGCACTGCTACAAGCGGCGGGAGAAGAGGATGCCAAGCTGCAAAAAATGGCGACAGTGTTTGGTTATGTCAAACAGTCTGCGCCAGAACCGCTTATCGTTGATGATGCCGATACCGCTTCACACCACACCACTTCAACGCTGATACCGTCTGAAACGACATCAGACGTAGCCATTCCACAACGCCCACCTGCCCGTTTTTTACGGGTCAATAAAATCACCCGTTCAACAGAGCCGGACAAACAAGCGTCGGACTATCTGCATGACCCCGCCATGCGTTTATTGCCTAATGCAAACAGCACGGATTCATACCATTTTGCACCGCCACCACCCTTATTGCCGCTCTCACGTCTTGTTCCATTTTTGTTGAATAGCCTTGGGGTGTCTCGCGCCAGCAAACGTTTGGATCAGCAACGACTGGCACGCCAAGTGGCATTGGGTAAAGCGTTGCAGCGTTTACCGCAGATGTCGCGCCAACATTGGGCGCAACGTTTGCATATTATTGTGGATGCAGGGCTGCATTTAGAACCGTATTGGGGCGATTTTGCGCGTGTCATCCAACAATTCAAGGCGTTGTTGGGTGAGGATGCTGTTGAAGCTATCCGTTTTGAGGATACGGCTTGGTCTGGGGAAATACCTGATTGCATCCCGTGGCTGGGGCAGGCGGATGACGAGTGGCAACAGTGGCAACTCCCACCAGCGGATGTGCCGATTTTGGTCTTGGGGGATTTGGGGGTAACAGCCGATAATGTTAGTGCCAGTGCCAACTGGTCACGCTTGCTCAAGGTATTGCGTTCGCATCCTGCACCCCTACTGACGCTCAGCCCGGTGATGCGCTCCCCGCGCCAGCGGTGGCTATGCCGCACATTCAAGCCGCACCCTTTAAATGATGCTTATCGGTTGCCACGTCATCCGGGGCAAAATGGCTTTGCGTTGACGGCAGCTTCACTTGTTCCGATGAGTGAGATTCTGGCTTTATTGTCGTGTTTGCCGGTGGTGGATACGGGGTTATTGCGGCGTTTGCGGCTGGCATTGCATTGGGGCGGTAGTGAGCGGGAAGGCGAAATCTGGAATCACCCTGACATTCGCCGCATTGGATTAGGTATCCGTTTGGATGAGCGGGTAGCAGAACACTACCGCCAAGACTATCAAACGCATTTCGCCGGTTCGCAGCAATCCGAAACATTGTGGCAGCTTGTGCAAGCGCATCACGCCTCTGCTTTTGAGGGGTTGCGGCAACTGGAAAAACTGAATCAGTGTGTGTTGGAGCAGCGCGATGATGCCGCGTTGCGGGATTATCTGCAACGCTTGTGTGCCACTGTTACCCAAGAGGGACAAGGTTCAGCACGGCATAAAACCTTGGTGATGCAATGCCGCACTATTCTGGCTTCTAAACCAGAAAGTATCTGGCGCAGTGAGCATAATGAGCTGGCGTATCACTTGTTTGGGGTGGCTTATGCAGAAGACATTCGGGCGGGTAAGTGGCCTGAGCAATTGGAAAAAGGCTTTGATCCGGCACGATTGCAGTGGGTGCTGGATACAAAAGCACGAGAAGAATGGGTTCAGTGGCAGGTAGTGCAAGTCGGTGATCAGGGACAATTTAAGCTACAACAAGCACAACGGGCAGATGGGTTGGCAATAACACCTGTTGCGGAATTCAGTGCGTTGCGTGGTTTGCCGCCGACGGTGTTGTTTCCTCCTATTGATGGTGGTCAGCGTTTTATCGCAGTGGACGGGGCTGTTTATCAAGCCGAACAGGGATTGGTTGGAATCGAATCAGCTACCCATTGGATTGAATTGCAAGGTATCACTAAGCCGAGTTGGGCAAATAAAATTTGGCGTGACAACAAAGGTTTGCAGGCAGAGATCATTTTTGCTGGCGAGGCGTATGTTGTTAAGTGGGTTGAGTCAGTCGATGCCGTGATGAGCAGTTGGCAGTGGCCTAAACCTTTTGGACAGGAATTCTTGCGTGACAAATATGATTATCTGGCAGGGTTAGGATTGTATGTCGACCTTTCCATTCAAGGCATTACCCAACGCTTCCGCTGGATTGAACCCGGCACATTCCTCATGGGTTCGCCCGAATCCGAAGCAGACCGTGAACCGTGGACAAAAGGCAGTGAAACCCAACACCCAGTCATCCTAACCCAAGGCTTCTGGTTGGCGGATACCACCGTTACCCAAGCCCAATGGCAAGCTGTCATGGGCAACAACCCCAGCCATTTCACTGATCACCCCAATAACCCGGTCGAACGAGTAAGTTGGAACGACATTCAAGATTTTATCCAAAAACTCAACACCTTTATTCCCAGTCTACAAGCCAAACTCCCCACCGAAGCCCAATGGGAATATGCCTGTCGTGCTGGCACGACCACACCGTTTTCGTTCGGCAATAACATCACCCCAGAGCAAGTTAATTACAACGGAAATTACCCCTACGCAAATGGCAAAGAAGGTCTATATAGAGAAAAGACCGTTCCCGTCAAATCCCTCCCAGCCAATCCGTGGGGTTTGTATGAAATGCACGGCAACGTGTGGGAATGGTGTCAGGATGTGTGGCAAGAAAAATTACCGGCTTCGCCGGTTAAAGACCCGGAGAGTGTCGCCGGAGGCGACCAAGGAGCGGGCGTTGGGCGCGTCATTCGCGGCGGCTCGTGGCACGGCCACGGTAGGGGCGTGCGTTCTGCCTGCCGTCGCAGGGACGAGCCTGATGACCGTAACTCCTACTTGGGTTTTCGCCTTGCCCTAGGTCTTGAGCTCAGGTCTGGTCAGGGCGGCGGAGCCGCAGAACACGCAAGAGCGGACGACGGGGACGCGGGCAGACGTGTCGCGGGCGACGCGGCAGACCGTGGCAGCGTCGGGAGCGGCGACAAACCCACAGTGGCAGAGCGCATGACGGAGTACGTGGCAGAAGGATTCAAAAGCATGACGAATTTATTCAGGAAGAAAAAATGA
- a CDS encoding chaperone modulator CbpM translates to MMQIVKREEIVEGILEENALFSLEELCRSCRLPLEQLLEIVDEGIIEPVDYQQTTTSWQFAGNSVRRVRTIIRLQRDLGVNLAGAALAVELLDEIKALRNSPHSVININ, encoded by the coding sequence ATGATGCAAATCGTGAAACGAGAGGAAATAGTCGAGGGTATTCTGGAAGAAAACGCACTGTTTTCGCTGGAGGAGCTGTGCCGTTCTTGTCGCCTGCCACTCGAACAGCTTTTGGAAATAGTGGACGAGGGGATTATTGAACCCGTTGATTACCAGCAAACCACCACCAGTTGGCAGTTCGCAGGCAATAGTGTGAGGCGGGTGCGTACCATAATCCGGCTTCAGCGCGATTTGGGTGTCAATCTGGCAGGTGCTGCTTTAGCGGTGGAATTGCTGGATGAAATTAAGGCGTTGCGGAACAGTCCCCATAGCGTCATCAACATCAACTGA
- a CDS encoding host attachment protein, producing MAILIVVANAAAARFFSAEPLNANAPLIELEDKVHPSSRLHGRDLETDSPPRVFDSQGHARHAIEPKTDIKEQQADAFALELSNYLEEMRNTNRYDKLYIIASPHFLGLLRGHFKQSVTELLAETVDKDLTHHSVEDIRAHLPDFM from the coding sequence ATGGCGATCTTAATTGTTGTTGCTAATGCAGCGGCAGCGCGTTTTTTTAGTGCCGAGCCGTTAAATGCAAATGCTCCGCTTATTGAGCTGGAAGATAAGGTTCACCCTAGCTCGCGTTTACATGGACGTGATTTGGAAACAGATTCACCGCCGCGTGTATTTGATTCACAGGGTCATGCACGTCATGCCATAGAACCGAAAACGGATATAAAAGAGCAGCAAGCGGATGCTTTTGCACTTGAGTTAAGTAATTATCTGGAAGAGATGCGTAATACTAATCGTTATGACAAGCTGTACATTATCGCATCCCCCCATTTCCTTGGCTTATTACGTGGACATTTTAAGCAGAGTGTAACGGAATTGCTGGCTGAAACTGTGGATAAAGACCTGACCCATCATTCGGTAGAAGACATCCGCGCCCATTTGCCTGATTTTATGTAA